Below is a genomic region from Sporomusaceae bacterium FL31.
CAATTGATTTTTTTAAAATTATACTATACCATAAGAGTAAAGACAGTATCTGGTGATACACTTATTTTTTTTTTAGGAGAAAAGCCATGGATAAGTTGCTGACTGCCCTTCAGCAATCTGCTTTATTTCAAAAAAAGGCGCTCAACGAAATCGCAGGCCTATTAGCTAAGATTAACTACCGGATCCGGAAATATAAAGAAAATGAAATTATTTTTTCCATTAACCAGACTGCCGATACTCTGGGAATCATTCTCGAAGGCTGCGTAGATGTCAAAAAGGATTTCCTTTCCGGGAAAGTCATTACTGTGACTACCCGCAGGCAGTTTGACCTCCTGGCCGATGCTGCCATGTTTGGCGGAACCCAGTATTATCCTGGAACCATTTTCGCCTGTAAAGCCAGCAAAATTTTTTTGTTGCACAGAAAGGATCTGTTGCAGTTATTTGCTCTTGATCAAACCATTATGTTAAATTTTTTATGCTCAGTCTCGAAACGCATGCTGGCTTTGAATCAAAAAATCGAAATTCTTTCTTTATCCTCTATTCAGAGTAAGATTGCGCACTTTCTCATTACTGAAAGCCACTCCCGGCGATCAACAGTCATCACACTGCCATTTTCCAAAAAAGCCTGGGCCGAACACCTGAATGTTTCCCGCACTTCACTGTCTCGCGAACTGAGACGGTTAGAATCAGCCAACTTTATATCTTTCGATAACCGCACCATCCATATTAACCAGCTAGCCAAACTGAACGAATTACTTACAGAAGAATAATCAGCATTCAGACTTAATCATAGGAAACTTTTTTCAATCCGCGTGCCGCGAGT
It encodes:
- a CDS encoding cAMP-binding protein, translated to MDKLLTALQQSALFQKKALNEIAGLLAKINYRIRKYKENEIIFSINQTADTLGIILEGCVDVKKDFLSGKVITVTTRRQFDLLADAAMFGGTQYYPGTIFACKASKIFLLHRKDLLQLFALDQTIMLNFLCSVSKRMLALNQKIEILSLSSIQSKIAHFLITESHSRRSTVITLPFSKKAWAEHLNVSRTSLSRELRRLESANFISFDNRTIHINQLAKLNELLTEE